One Pyrococcus furiosus DSM 3638 genomic window, TCCTATCTAGAACCCTAACTATTCCCCTCTCATATTCATTGAGGTTCTCTAGTCCTTTGGCTTTCTCTACGAGATTTACGAATTCTGGGTGTAACAGCAATTCATGAGAAAGAACAGAGAGTTCGCCCTGGGCTACGGACCTTTCTAGAATTCCCTCTTTGGGCATGTTGACTTCTAAATCCCAGCCAAGAACGCTCTGAGCATGTCCAATTGCCCATATTCTTCTATATTTTGCCAAAATCTGCTTTATCGTTTCGTTTTGGAATACCTCTTCCATATTACCACCACTTTCAAGTGATTATTTTGTATGTTAAAACTGTTTCCATCAAAATTTACACGAAAAAATAAATATAACAACGTTATTGCTTTTGGTAGTAAAAATTAAACTAGATTGTAAAGCATGAATGCAACTCCTATCGAAATTCCCCAGTACCCAGGATTCCACAAGAGAACCTTAAAGCCGTCAAGGGATGGGAATGGAAGTAAGTTGAAGAATGCTAGCCATGAATTTACTCCTGCAGTGTAGGTAAAGATTAACTTTAATACCCCTCCTGTAAAATTGGAGAGGATAACTGAAACAATGGCCACTATAATGTTTGAGAGTGGCCCCGATAATGCTATTATGCCCTCACTTTTCTTATCTCTCCAAAATTGATATGGAGCGTAAATATGGACTGCACCAAGGGCAGCAAAAACCCATGTACTGCCAGTGAGAAGCTTCGAGAATAGGCCTAGGAGTAGTGCTATTATTATACCAGTATCCCATCTCTTGTACAAGGCATAGTATCCATAATACCTTGCCACTTGTCTATGAGCAAGTTCATGAAAAATAAACGCTGTGAGAAGTGCTGGGACAACGAAAGGCATAATTCTAATATTAAAGTCCGAAAAAAGGAGTA contains:
- a CDS encoding metalloprotease encodes the protein MKRQEIEDLLISFIVLLLLFSDFNIRIMPFVVPALLTAFIFHELAHRQVARYYGYYALYKRWDTGIIIALLLGLFSKLLTGSTWVFAALGAVHIYAPYQFWRDKKSEGIIALSGPLSNIIVAIVSVILSNFTGGVLKLIFTYTAGVNSWLAFFNLLPFPSLDGFKVLLWNPGYWGISIGVAFMLYNLV